One genomic window of Methylothermaceae bacteria B42 includes the following:
- a CDS encoding ATP-binding protein, whose translation MKNNQILLGGNGQTQVILDIAMANRHGLIAGATGTGKTVSLQVLAEGFSQAGVPVFMADVKGDLSGIAAPGKVNDKIQERISRIGIEDFSPRPFPVVFWDIFARQGHPVRATVSEMGPLLLSTLLELNDTQTGVLYSAFKIADDEGLLLLDLKDLQSLLRWMGDNRKALGHYGHLSSASLGAIQRRLLVLEEQGAEGFFGEPALQLDDLMHVDFSGQGVISILDATELIQRSPRLYAAFLLWLLSELFENLPEVGDQEKPKLVLFFDEAHLLFKRAPKALLDTIEQVVRLIRSKGVGVFFISQSPLDLPDTVSAQLGCRIQHALRAFTPKEKKAVKVVAQTFRPNPAIDTEKAITELGTGEALVSVLDKKGAPTPVERILICPPRSQIGPMDEQKRLEIIERSPLRGKYEQELDRESAYELLQVRAQKEAALRQASVAPKRTSRGSSRQSIGEAFLKSAARSVGRQIGRQLIRGIMGSLLGRR comes from the coding sequence ATGAAAAATAATCAGATCCTTTTGGGAGGCAATGGCCAAACCCAGGTTATTCTCGATATTGCGATGGCGAACCGCCACGGTCTGATTGCCGGGGCGACGGGCACCGGAAAAACCGTATCGCTACAGGTATTGGCGGAAGGTTTTTCCCAAGCGGGGGTGCCGGTCTTTATGGCGGATGTGAAAGGGGATCTCTCCGGCATTGCCGCGCCTGGGAAAGTCAATGACAAAATCCAGGAGCGAATCAGCCGCATCGGGATTGAGGATTTTTCTCCCCGGCCGTTTCCCGTGGTGTTCTGGGATATCTTTGCACGTCAAGGCCACCCGGTGCGGGCGACGGTTTCCGAGATGGGGCCATTATTGCTGAGCACCTTGCTGGAATTGAACGACACCCAGACGGGCGTGCTTTACAGTGCTTTCAAGATTGCCGATGACGAAGGGTTGCTGCTACTGGATCTTAAAGACTTGCAGTCCCTTTTGCGCTGGATGGGAGACAACCGCAAGGCTTTGGGGCACTATGGTCATCTCTCGTCCGCCAGTCTGGGAGCGATTCAGCGCCGCCTATTGGTGCTGGAAGAGCAGGGCGCCGAAGGTTTTTTTGGCGAACCGGCGTTGCAGCTGGATGATTTGATGCATGTTGATTTTTCCGGCCAGGGCGTCATCAGCATTTTGGATGCCACCGAGCTGATCCAGCGTTCTCCTCGTTTATATGCCGCCTTTTTACTCTGGCTGCTGTCGGAATTATTCGAAAACCTGCCGGAAGTGGGTGACCAGGAAAAACCTAAATTAGTCTTGTTTTTTGATGAAGCCCACCTGCTTTTCAAACGGGCGCCAAAAGCACTGCTGGATACGATTGAACAAGTGGTGCGGTTAATACGTTCCAAGGGGGTGGGGGTGTTTTTCATCAGCCAAAGCCCCCTGGATCTGCCTGATACGGTATCCGCCCAATTGGGTTGCCGGATTCAACATGCCTTGCGAGCCTTTACCCCCAAAGAGAAAAAAGCAGTAAAAGTCGTGGCCCAAACTTTTCGCCCCAATCCCGCTATTGACACCGAAAAGGCGATTACCGAATTGGGAACCGGTGAAGCATTGGTTTCCGTGCTGGACAAAAAAGGTGCGCCCACGCCGGTGGAAAGGATCTTGATTTGCCCGCCCAGATCGCAAATAGGCCCCATGGATGAACAAAAACGGCTTGAAATCATTGAGCGTTCACCCCTGCGGGGGAAATACGAACAGGAATTGGACCGGGAATCCGCCTATGAATTACTGCAGGTGCGGGCCCAAAAGGAAGCCGCGCTGCGGCAGGCATCCGTTGCACCAAAAAGGACATCCCGCGGTTCCAGCCGACAAAGCATTGGCGAGGCGTTTTTGAAAAGCGCCGCGCGCAGTGTCGGTAGGCAAATCGGCCGTCAACTTATCCGTGGGATTATGGGGTCGCTGTTGGGAAGACGATAA